In the genome of Streptomyces sp. NBC_00190, one region contains:
- a CDS encoding ABC transporter ATP-binding protein, whose protein sequence is MDNTSAIPSPRDGDKQGPLLEVRDLHVEFHTRDGVAKAVNGVNYSVSAGETLAVLGESGSGKSVTAQAIMGILDMPPGKIPQGEILFRGEDMLKMTFEQRRKIRGRKIAMIFQDALSSLNPVLTVGYQLGEMFRVHQGLSKKEARLKAIELMDKVKIPAAKQRVDDYPHHFSGGMRQRIMIAMAIALEPDLIIADEPTTALDVTVQAQVMDLLAELQRELNMGLILITHDLGVVADVADKIAVMYAGRIVETAPVHEIYKRPAHPYTRGLLDSIPRLDQKGQELFAIKGLPPNLLRLPSGCSFNPRCTAAQDICHSEVPALAVVSEQDGTELPGRRSACHFWKEQLHG, encoded by the coding sequence ATGGACAACACCAGTGCAATTCCCTCCCCGCGTGACGGGGACAAGCAGGGCCCGCTCCTCGAAGTGCGCGACCTCCACGTGGAGTTCCACACCCGCGACGGCGTGGCCAAGGCAGTCAACGGCGTCAACTACAGCGTGAGCGCGGGAGAGACCCTCGCCGTGCTCGGCGAGTCGGGCTCCGGCAAGTCGGTGACCGCCCAGGCCATCATGGGCATCCTCGACATGCCGCCCGGCAAGATCCCGCAGGGCGAGATCCTCTTCCGCGGCGAAGACATGCTGAAGATGACCTTCGAGCAGCGGCGGAAGATCCGCGGCCGGAAGATCGCCATGATCTTCCAGGACGCGCTGTCCTCCCTGAACCCGGTGCTCACCGTCGGCTACCAGCTGGGCGAGATGTTCCGCGTCCACCAGGGCCTGTCGAAGAAGGAAGCCCGGCTCAAGGCCATCGAGCTGATGGACAAGGTGAAGATCCCGGCTGCGAAGCAGCGCGTGGACGATTACCCGCACCACTTCTCGGGCGGTATGCGCCAGCGCATCATGATCGCCATGGCGATCGCGCTGGAGCCGGACCTGATCATCGCCGACGAGCCGACCACGGCTCTCGACGTGACCGTCCAGGCCCAGGTCATGGACCTGCTGGCCGAGCTCCAGCGCGAGCTGAACATGGGTCTGATCCTGATCACCCACGACCTCGGCGTCGTCGCCGACGTCGCGGACAAGATCGCGGTCATGTACGCCGGCCGGATCGTCGAGACGGCCCCGGTGCACGAGATCTACAAGCGCCCGGCGCACCCGTACACCCGCGGTCTGCTGGACTCGATCCCGCGTCTCGACCAGAAGGGCCAGGAGCTCTTCGCGATCAAGGGCCTGCCGCCCAACCTGCTGCGTCTGCCCAGCGGCTGTTCCTTCAACCCGCGGTGCACCGCCGCGCAGGACATCTGCCACTCGGAGGTCCCCGCGCTCGCGGTGGTCAGCGAGCAGGACGGCACCGAGCTGCCGGGCCGCCGCAGCGCGTGCCACTTCTGGAAGGAGCAGCTCCATGGCTGA
- a CDS encoding ABC transporter ATP-binding protein, whose amino-acid sequence MAELTKDTTEREPILQVRNLVKHFPLTQGILFKKQVGAVKAVDGISFDLYRGETLGIVGESGCGKSTVAKLLMNLERATAGEVFYKGQDITKLSGRALKAVRRNIQMVFQDPYTSLNPRMTVGDIIGETYDIHPEVAPKGDRRRKVQELLDVVGLNPEYINRYPHQFSGGQRQRIGIARGLALNPEIIICDEPVSALDVSVQAQVINLMEKLQDEFNLSYVFIAHDLSIVRHISDRVGVMYLGKMAEIGTDAQIYEHPTHPYTQALLSAVPVPDPEAREGRERIILTGDVPSPANPPSGCRFRTRCWKVQDKCSVEEPLLAIPERFKGQDTFAAHESACHFAEEKAVLAV is encoded by the coding sequence ATGGCTGAGCTCACCAAGGACACCACCGAGCGCGAGCCGATCCTCCAGGTCCGCAACCTGGTCAAGCACTTCCCGCTGACCCAGGGCATCCTGTTCAAGAAGCAGGTCGGCGCGGTCAAGGCCGTCGACGGGATCTCCTTCGACCTGTACCGGGGCGAGACCCTGGGCATCGTCGGCGAGTCCGGCTGTGGCAAGTCCACGGTCGCCAAGCTGCTGATGAACCTGGAGCGGGCGACGGCCGGCGAGGTCTTCTACAAGGGCCAGGACATCACCAAGCTGTCCGGGCGCGCCCTCAAGGCGGTCCGGCGCAACATCCAGATGGTGTTCCAGGACCCGTACACCTCGCTGAACCCGCGCATGACGGTCGGCGACATCATCGGCGAGACGTACGACATCCACCCCGAGGTGGCTCCCAAGGGCGACCGGCGCCGCAAGGTCCAGGAACTCCTGGACGTCGTGGGCCTGAACCCGGAGTACATCAACCGGTACCCGCACCAGTTCTCCGGCGGCCAGCGCCAGCGCATCGGCATCGCCCGCGGCCTCGCGCTCAACCCGGAGATCATCATCTGCGACGAGCCGGTCTCCGCGCTCGACGTGTCGGTGCAGGCCCAGGTCATCAACCTGATGGAGAAGCTGCAGGACGAGTTCAACCTGTCCTACGTCTTCATCGCGCACGACCTGTCGATCGTCCGGCACATCTCGGACCGCGTGGGCGTCATGTACCTCGGCAAGATGGCCGAGATCGGTACCGACGCGCAGATCTACGAGCACCCGACGCACCCCTACACCCAGGCGCTGCTGTCGGCCGTTCCGGTTCCGGACCCCGAGGCCCGCGAGGGCCGCGAGCGGATCATCCTCACCGGTGACGTCCCGTCCCCGGCCAACCCGCCGTCGGGCTGCCGCTTCCGCACCCGCTGCTGGAAGGTCCAGGACAAGTGCTCCGTCGAGGAGCCGCTGCTGGCGATCCCGGAGCGCTTCAAGGGGCAGGACACCTTCGCCGCGCACGAGTCTGCCTGCCACTTCGCGGAGGAGAAGGCCGTCCTGGCCGTCTGA
- a CDS encoding peptide ABC transporter substrate-binding protein — MRGATHAKWAACAVAVALTATACGGDSDSSGGGGEGAGIISSSWGDPQNPLEPANTNEVQGGKVLDMLFRGLKRYDAKTGAAENMLAEKFETTDSQNFTITVKSGWKFSNDEPVTAQSFVDAWNYGADVRNKQNNSPFFSDIVGYQDVHPATGEPTAKTMKGLVVTGSNTFTVALKEKFSTWPQTLGYQAFSPLPKAFFTDHAGWLAKPVGNGPYMVDSYTKGTGMKMRKWDAYPGTDKAQNGGVDLKVYTDNNTAYTDLISGNLDLVDDVPAQQLKNVKNDLGDRYINQPALIIQTLTFPLYDPQWSKPGTEKVRLGISRAINRDEITKQIFQETRTSAKDWTSPALGEKGGFSATICGDACVYDPAEAKKLIQEGGGLPGGKVTLTSNVDTGSHRDWMDAVCNSINNALGEGPVCTVNPVGTFADFRNQQSSYKLTGPFRSGWQADYPLIQNFLQPLYYTGASSNYGKFSNPEFDKLVDQANQESDAAKAIATFQDAEKILAEQMPSIPLWYQNGSAGYSERLTDVALNQFSVPVYDEIKVS, encoded by the coding sequence ATGCGCGGAGCCACCCACGCCAAGTGGGCCGCATGTGCGGTGGCCGTCGCCCTCACGGCGACGGCCTGCGGGGGCGACAGCGACAGCAGCGGCGGCGGTGGCGAGGGTGCGGGCATCATCAGCTCTTCGTGGGGCGACCCGCAGAACCCGCTGGAGCCGGCCAACACCAATGAGGTGCAGGGCGGCAAGGTCCTCGACATGCTCTTCCGGGGTCTGAAGCGCTACGACGCGAAGACCGGCGCGGCCGAGAACATGCTCGCCGAGAAGTTCGAGACGACCGACAGCCAGAACTTCACGATCACGGTGAAGAGCGGCTGGAAGTTCAGCAACGACGAGCCGGTCACCGCCCAGTCCTTCGTGGACGCCTGGAACTACGGGGCGGACGTGCGCAACAAGCAGAACAACTCGCCGTTCTTCTCGGACATCGTCGGCTACCAGGACGTGCACCCCGCCACCGGCGAGCCCACCGCCAAGACCATGAAGGGGCTGGTCGTCACGGGCTCCAACACCTTCACCGTCGCCCTGAAGGAGAAGTTCTCCACCTGGCCGCAGACCCTCGGCTACCAGGCCTTCTCCCCGCTGCCCAAGGCCTTCTTCACCGATCACGCCGGCTGGCTCGCCAAGCCCGTCGGCAACGGCCCGTACATGGTGGACTCGTACACCAAGGGCACCGGGATGAAGATGCGCAAGTGGGACGCCTACCCCGGTACGGACAAGGCCCAGAACGGCGGGGTGGACCTCAAGGTCTACACCGACAACAACACCGCCTACACGGACCTGATCTCCGGAAACCTCGACCTCGTCGACGACGTCCCGGCGCAGCAGCTGAAGAACGTCAAGAACGACCTCGGCGACCGGTACATCAACCAGCCGGCCCTCATCATCCAGACCCTCACCTTCCCCCTGTACGACCCGCAGTGGAGCAAGCCGGGCACGGAGAAGGTCCGCCTGGGCATCTCGCGGGCGATCAACCGTGACGAGATCACCAAACAGATCTTCCAGGAGACCCGCACCTCCGCCAAGGACTGGACCTCCCCGGCCCTCGGGGAGAAGGGCGGCTTCTCCGCGACCATCTGCGGCGACGCCTGCGTGTACGACCCCGCCGAGGCCAAGAAGCTCATCCAGGAGGGCGGCGGGCTCCCCGGCGGCAAGGTCACGCTGACCTCCAACGTGGACACCGGATCGCACCGCGACTGGATGGACGCCGTCTGCAACAGCATCAACAACGCGCTCGGCGAGGGCCCGGTGTGCACGGTCAACCCCGTCGGCACCTTCGCCGACTTCCGCAACCAGCAGAGCAGCTACAAGCTGACGGGCCCCTTCCGCTCGGGCTGGCAGGCCGACTACCCGCTGATCCAGAACTTCCTGCAGCCGCTGTACTACACGGGCGCCTCCTCCAACTACGGGAAGTTCAGCAACCCGGAGTTCGACAAGCTCGTCGACCAGGCCAACCAGGAGAGCGACGCGGCGAAGGCGATCGCCACGTTCCAGGACGCCGAGAAGATCCTCGCCGAGCAGATGCCCTCCATCCCGCTCTGGTACCAGAACGGCAGCGCCGGGTACTCCGAGCGGCTCACGGACGTGGCGCTCAACCAGTTCAGCGTTCCGGTCTACGACGAGATCAAGGTCAGCTGA
- a CDS encoding ABC transporter permease, whose translation MGRYVIRRLLQMIPVFIGSTFLIFFMVYALGDPVAALFGDKAPDPATAARIRKDLFLDQPLWKQYLHYMGQIFQGNFGTAFNGQPVTELMASAFPVTLRLTVVAIVIEIVFGITLGVISGLRRGKAADTSVLVMTLVVISVPTFVTGYLLQYLFGVKWGWVKPTVSPDAPFSELILPGIVLALVSLAYVTRLSRTSIAENAKADYVRTATAKGLPRRRVVTRHLLRNSLIPVITFIGTDIGALMGGAIVTERIFNIHGVGYQLYQGILRNNSPTVVGFVTILVIVFLLANLLVDLLYAVLDPRIRYA comes from the coding sequence ATGGGACGTTACGTGATCCGGCGGCTGCTCCAGATGATCCCGGTGTTCATCGGCAGCACGTTCCTGATCTTCTTCATGGTGTACGCGCTCGGTGACCCGGTCGCGGCCCTCTTCGGGGACAAGGCACCCGACCCCGCCACCGCCGCGCGCATCCGCAAGGACCTCTTCCTCGACCAGCCCCTGTGGAAGCAGTACCTCCACTACATGGGGCAGATCTTCCAGGGAAACTTCGGCACCGCCTTCAACGGGCAGCCGGTCACCGAGCTGATGGCCAGCGCCTTCCCCGTCACCCTGCGGCTGACCGTCGTCGCGATCGTCATCGAGATCGTCTTCGGCATCACCCTCGGCGTGATCAGCGGACTGCGCCGCGGCAAGGCCGCCGACACCTCCGTACTGGTGATGACCCTCGTCGTCATCTCGGTGCCCACCTTCGTGACGGGCTATCTGCTCCAGTACCTCTTCGGCGTCAAATGGGGCTGGGTCAAGCCCACCGTCTCCCCGGACGCCCCCTTCAGCGAGCTGATCCTGCCCGGCATCGTGCTCGCCCTCGTGTCCCTGGCGTACGTCACCCGGCTCTCCCGCACCTCGATCGCCGAGAACGCCAAGGCCGACTACGTCCGCACCGCCACCGCCAAGGGCCTGCCGCGCCGCAGGGTCGTCACCCGGCACCTGCTGCGCAACTCGCTCATCCCGGTGATCACCTTCATCGGCACCGACATCGGCGCCCTGATGGGCGGGGCCATCGTCACCGAGAGGATCTTCAACATCCACGGCGTCGGCTACCAGCTCTACCAGGGCATCCTGCGCAACAACTCGCCCACGGTCGTCGGCTTCGTGACCATCCTCGTCATCGTCTTCCTGCTGGCGAACCTGCTCGTCGACCTGCTCTACGCGGTCCTGGACCCGAGGATCCGTTATGCCTGA
- a CDS encoding ABC transporter permease codes for MPDPERPAGPGGYDPVGPRPHEAVSPTGQGGPIDLAIEEAESVEGIEKDAEPRGPAGPKEKARSLWSDAWHELRRNPVFIISSLMILFLIVISIWPQLIASGDPLQCDLSKSQQGSAPGHPFGYDTQGCDVYTRTVYGARASITVGVCATLGAALLGSALGGFAGFFGGWGDALLSRVADIFFGIPVVLGGLVFLSVVTSTTVWPVVGFIVLLGWPQVARIARGSVITVRQNDYVQAARALGAGNGRMLLRHVAPNAVAPVIVVATIALGTYIALEATLSFLGVGLRPPTVSWGIDISNAASQIRNAPHMLLYPAAALSLTVLAFIMLGDAARDALDPKLR; via the coding sequence ATGCCTGACCCCGAGCGCCCCGCAGGCCCCGGCGGCTACGACCCCGTGGGGCCGCGCCCCCATGAGGCCGTGTCCCCCACCGGCCAGGGCGGTCCCATAGACCTGGCCATCGAAGAGGCCGAGAGCGTCGAGGGCATCGAGAAGGACGCGGAGCCCCGCGGTCCCGCCGGCCCCAAGGAGAAGGCCCGCTCGCTGTGGTCCGACGCCTGGCACGAGCTGCGCCGGAACCCGGTCTTCATCATCTCCTCCCTGATGATCCTCTTCCTGATCGTCATCTCGATCTGGCCCCAGCTCATCGCGAGCGGTGACCCCCTCCAGTGCGACCTGTCCAAATCGCAGCAGGGCTCTGCCCCCGGCCACCCCTTCGGCTACGACACCCAGGGCTGCGACGTGTACACCCGTACCGTCTACGGCGCCCGCGCCTCCATCACCGTGGGCGTCTGCGCCACCCTCGGCGCGGCGCTGCTCGGCTCGGCGCTCGGGGGCTTCGCCGGCTTCTTCGGCGGCTGGGGGGACGCCCTGCTCTCCCGGGTCGCGGACATCTTCTTCGGCATCCCGGTGGTCCTCGGCGGCCTGGTCTTCCTGTCCGTCGTCACCAGCACCACCGTCTGGCCCGTCGTCGGCTTCATCGTGCTGCTCGGCTGGCCGCAGGTCGCCCGCATCGCCCGCGGCTCGGTGATCACCGTCAGACAGAACGACTACGTCCAGGCCGCCCGGGCACTCGGCGCCGGAAACGGCCGGATGCTGCTCCGGCACGTGGCGCCCAACGCCGTCGCGCCCGTCATCGTGGTCGCCACCATCGCGCTCGGGACGTACATCGCGCTGGAAGCCACCCTGTCGTTCCTCGGCGTGGGCCTGCGCCCGCCGACCGTCTCCTGGGGCATCGACATCTCCAACGCGGCCTCGCAGATCCGCAACGCCCCGCACATGCTGCTCTACCCGGCGGCCGCACTCAGCCTGACCGTGCTCGCCTTCATCATGCTCGGCGACGCGGCGCGCGACGCCCTCGACCCCAAGCTGCGCTGA
- a CDS encoding ABC transporter ATP-binding protein, with the protein MLLEVRDLHVEFKTRDGVAKAVNGVDYSVEEGETLAVLGESGSGKSVTAQAIMGILDMPPGRIAGGEILFKGQDLLKMKEEDRRKIRGADMAMVFQDALSSLNPVLSVGAQLGEMYEVHRGMSRKDAKGKAVELMDRVKIPAAKQRVGDYPHQFSGGMRQRIMIAMALALEPSLIIADEPTTALDVTVQAQVMDLLAELQRELNMGLILITHDLGVVADVADKIAVMYAGRIVEAAPVHEIYRAPAHPYTRGLLDSIPRLDQKGQELYAIKGLPPNLLAIPPGCAFNPRCPMAQAVCRTDVPPLYAVTGSPVRRSSACHFWKECLHG; encoded by the coding sequence ATGCTGCTCGAAGTCCGCGACCTGCACGTGGAATTCAAGACGCGCGACGGAGTCGCGAAGGCGGTCAACGGCGTCGACTACTCGGTGGAGGAGGGCGAGACCCTCGCCGTGCTCGGCGAGTCCGGCTCCGGCAAGTCGGTGACCGCCCAGGCGATCATGGGCATCCTGGACATGCCCCCGGGCCGGATCGCGGGCGGCGAGATCCTCTTCAAGGGCCAGGACCTGCTGAAGATGAAGGAGGAGGACCGGCGGAAGATCCGCGGCGCCGACATGGCCATGGTCTTCCAGGACGCCCTCTCCTCCCTGAATCCCGTGCTCAGCGTGGGCGCGCAGCTCGGCGAGATGTACGAGGTCCACCGCGGGATGTCCCGCAAGGACGCCAAGGGCAAGGCCGTCGAGCTGATGGACCGGGTGAAGATCCCGGCGGCGAAGCAGCGGGTGGGGGACTACCCGCACCAGTTCTCCGGCGGCATGCGCCAGCGCATCATGATCGCCATGGCGCTGGCCCTGGAGCCCTCGCTGATCATCGCCGACGAGCCGACCACGGCCCTCGACGTGACCGTCCAGGCGCAGGTCATGGACCTGCTGGCCGAGCTCCAGCGCGAGCTGAACATGGGGCTGATCCTGATCACCCACGACCTCGGCGTGGTCGCCGACGTCGCCGACAAGATCGCCGTCATGTACGCGGGCCGGATCGTCGAGGCGGCCCCGGTGCACGAGATCTACCGGGCGCCCGCGCACCCGTACACCCGCGGCCTGCTGGACTCCATCCCGCGCCTCGACCAGAAGGGCCAGGAGCTGTACGCGATCAAGGGCCTGCCCCCCAACCTGCTGGCCATCCCGCCCGGTTGCGCCTTCAACCCGCGCTGTCCGATGGCGCAGGCGGTGTGCCGGACCGACGTCCCGCCGCTGTACGCGGTGACCGGGTCACCGGTGCGGCGGAGCAGCGCCTGCCACTTCTGGAAGGAGTGCCTCCATGGCTGA
- a CDS encoding ABC transporter ATP-binding protein, whose amino-acid sequence MAESLLEVKDLVKHYPLTRGIVFRKQIGAVKAVDGVSFDLRAGETLGIVGESGCGKSTVAKMLVNLERPTAGAISYKGEDITKLSGRALKAVRRNIQMVFQDPYTSLNPRMTVGDIIGEPYDIHPEVAPKGSRRQKVQDLLDVVGLNPEYINRYPHQFSGGQRQRIGIARGLALQPEIIVADEPVSALDVSVQAQVINLLERLQDEFRLSYVFIAHDLSIVRHISDRVGVMYLGRIVEIGTDTQIYDHPTHPYTQALLSAVPVPDPEARTHRERIILSGDVPSPADPPSGCPFRTRCWKAQERCVVEVPLLAVPAAFPSGPAAHPSACHFAAEKRVVPPTASPPPPLTKE is encoded by the coding sequence ATGGCTGAGTCCCTTCTGGAAGTGAAGGACCTCGTCAAGCACTACCCGCTGACCCGGGGCATCGTCTTCCGCAAGCAGATCGGCGCGGTCAAGGCCGTGGACGGGGTCTCCTTCGACCTGCGCGCCGGCGAGACGCTGGGCATCGTCGGCGAGTCCGGCTGCGGGAAGTCGACCGTCGCCAAGATGCTGGTCAACCTGGAACGGCCTACGGCCGGCGCGATCTCGTACAAGGGCGAGGACATCACCAAGCTGTCCGGGCGCGCCCTCAAGGCGGTCCGGCGCAACATCCAGATGGTGTTCCAGGACCCGTACACCTCGCTGAACCCGCGCATGACGGTCGGCGACATCATCGGCGAGCCGTACGACATCCACCCGGAGGTCGCCCCGAAGGGCTCGCGCCGGCAGAAGGTCCAGGACCTGCTGGACGTGGTGGGCCTGAACCCGGAGTACATCAACCGGTACCCGCACCAGTTCTCCGGCGGCCAGCGCCAGCGCATCGGCATCGCCCGCGGCCTGGCCCTCCAGCCCGAGATCATCGTCGCCGACGAGCCGGTCTCCGCCCTGGACGTGTCCGTGCAGGCCCAGGTGATCAACCTGCTGGAGCGCCTCCAGGACGAGTTCAGGCTGAGTTACGTCTTCATCGCGCACGACCTGTCGATCGTCCGACACATCTCGGACAGGGTCGGGGTCATGTACCTGGGCCGGATCGTGGAGATCGGCACCGACACCCAGATCTACGACCACCCGACCCACCCGTACACCCAGGCCCTGCTGTCGGCCGTACCCGTCCCCGACCCGGAGGCCCGCACCCACCGGGAGCGCATCATCCTCTCCGGCGACGTGCCGTCCCCGGCGGACCCGCCCTCGGGATGCCCCTTCCGCACCCGCTGCTGGAAGGCCCAGGAGCGGTGCGTGGTGGAGGTGCCGCTGCTCGCGGTCCCGGCGGCCTTCCCGTCCGGGCCGGCGGCCCACCCGTCGGCCTGTCACTTCGCGGCGGAGAAGCGGGTGGTCCCGCCGACGGCCTCTCCGCCGCCTCCGCTCACGAAGGAGTAG